In a single window of the Tellurirhabdus bombi genome:
- the bioA gene encoding adenosylmethionine--8-amino-7-oxononanoate transaminase, giving the protein MTLQERDKKVIWHPFTQMKTALPPIPIVRGEGTMLYTEDGRTFIDAISSWWVNLHGHAHPYIAEKVAAQLTTLEHVIFADFTHNPAVELAERLLPLLPANQAKVFYSDNGSTAVEVALKMAFQYWHNIGKPRTKVIALEDAYHGDTFGAMAVGGRSAFTAPFVPFLFDVEYIPAPIPGREEEVLARFESLLDENVAAFIFEPLVQGAGGMVMYEPEILTKLIQAAQKKGVLAIADEVMVGFGRTGKLFASHYLTDVKPDLMCLSKGLTGGTMALGVTTCSEQIYEAFLSADKHKTLFHGHSFTANPLACTAALASLDLTLSEATKTAIQWLADRHQTFAKQLVQHPVVRHVRQRGTILAFDLHLGGETSYFNNIRDVAYAFLLERGVLMRPLGNVLYLLPPYCITEEQLTFVYQQIEALLDTLAKEV; this is encoded by the coding sequence ATGACTTTACAGGAACGCGATAAAAAGGTAATCTGGCACCCGTTCACCCAAATGAAAACGGCCCTGCCGCCAATTCCTATAGTGCGTGGCGAGGGGACGATGCTTTACACGGAAGACGGCCGGACATTTATTGACGCTATCTCGTCGTGGTGGGTGAACCTGCACGGACACGCGCACCCCTACATTGCGGAGAAAGTAGCGGCGCAGTTAACTACGCTGGAACACGTCATTTTCGCAGACTTTACGCATAATCCCGCCGTTGAGCTGGCCGAACGCTTGCTGCCCCTTTTGCCTGCCAATCAGGCGAAGGTTTTTTATTCGGATAATGGCTCTACGGCGGTTGAAGTGGCTTTGAAAATGGCCTTTCAGTATTGGCATAACATCGGAAAACCACGTACCAAAGTCATTGCACTGGAAGATGCTTACCACGGCGATACGTTTGGAGCAATGGCGGTTGGGGGGCGTAGTGCCTTCACGGCTCCTTTTGTGCCTTTTCTATTTGACGTAGAATACATTCCCGCGCCAATTCCTGGCCGTGAAGAAGAAGTACTGGCGCGGTTTGAAAGCCTGTTGGACGAAAACGTGGCCGCTTTTATTTTTGAGCCACTGGTGCAGGGAGCGGGCGGTATGGTGATGTATGAGCCGGAAATATTGACCAAGTTGATCCAGGCGGCGCAAAAAAAAGGAGTACTTGCCATTGCCGATGAGGTAATGGTTGGGTTTGGCCGTACCGGAAAATTATTCGCTTCGCATTATCTGACCGACGTGAAGCCTGATTTGATGTGCCTGTCTAAAGGCTTGACGGGTGGCACGATGGCCTTGGGCGTAACGACCTGCTCAGAACAGATCTACGAGGCTTTTTTGTCGGCGGATAAACACAAAACCTTGTTTCACGGGCACTCCTTTACGGCCAATCCGTTGGCTTGTACGGCGGCCCTGGCCAGTCTCGACCTAACCTTATCGGAAGCGACCAAAACCGCAATTCAATGGCTTGCCGACCGGCACCAGACTTTTGCGAAGCAGCTTGTGCAGCATCCGGTCGTGCGCCATGTTCGCCAACGCGGCACCATTCTGGCCTTCGATCTGCATCTGGGTGGTGAAACGTCTTACTTCAACAACATTCGGGATGTCGCCTATGCGTTTCTGCTGGAACGCGGTGTGCTGATGCGCCCCTTGGGAAATGTCTTGTATCTGTTGCCGCCTTACTGCATTACAGAAGAACAGCTAACTTTTGTATACCAGCAGATTGAGGCGTTGCTGGATACGTTGGCTAAAGAGGTTTGA
- a CDS encoding Dabb family protein: MFVHTVFFWLNHPDNSEDRQALRDGLETLKSIDVASATYVGAPADTRRPVIDHTYDWSLTLIFTDKAAHDVYQEHPTHLKFVENCARYWQRVQVYDAVE, from the coding sequence ATGTTTGTTCACACAGTTTTCTTTTGGCTTAACCATCCTGATAACAGCGAAGATCGGCAAGCCCTGCGCGATGGCCTGGAAACCCTTAAAAGCATTGATGTTGCCAGCGCAACTTATGTAGGGGCGCCCGCCGATACCCGTCGGCCTGTCATTGACCACACGTATGACTGGTCGCTGACGTTGATCTTTACCGACAAAGCGGCTCACGATGTCTATCAGGAACATCCAACGCATCTAAAATTCGTAGAAAACTGCGCCCGTTACTGGCAACGCGTGCAGGTATATGATGCGGTCGAGTAA
- a CDS encoding RluA family pseudouridine synthase — MKLQFEDLIVFENEDYILINKPPHIASLDERSADRPLSILRLAKAYHNDAQLCHRLDKETSGILAIAKNPEAYRHLAMQFEHRDVTKRYHAVVDGVHDFEGISVYLPIAPLKDGTAVRIDRQKGKVAETIFNTLRAYRSHTLVECMPITGRMHQIRVHLMCLKAPIVQDPTYGGKPIFLSEIKRKFNLKQGTEEQPLIQRVALHAHSLTFALLNGEETQFEAPYPKDFDVLVKQLDKHSL; from the coding sequence ATGAAACTGCAATTTGAAGACCTCATCGTTTTTGAGAACGAGGATTATATACTGATTAACAAGCCCCCGCACATTGCTTCGCTCGACGAACGCAGTGCCGACAGACCGCTTAGCATTCTGCGGCTGGCCAAAGCGTACCACAACGACGCGCAGCTTTGCCACCGATTGGACAAAGAAACCTCGGGTATTTTAGCCATTGCCAAAAATCCGGAAGCGTATCGACACCTGGCTATGCAGTTTGAACACCGGGATGTTACCAAGCGTTACCATGCCGTTGTTGATGGCGTTCACGATTTCGAAGGGATTTCGGTTTATCTGCCAATTGCGCCTCTTAAGGATGGCACGGCGGTACGCATCGATCGCCAGAAAGGAAAAGTAGCCGAAACGATCTTTAACACACTGCGGGCCTATCGTTCGCATACCCTCGTTGAATGCATGCCCATCACGGGGCGAATGCACCAGATTCGGGTTCACCTGATGTGTTTAAAAGCGCCCATCGTTCAGGATCCAACCTACGGCGGCAAACCCATTTTTCTGTCGGAGATCAAGCGCAAATTTAACCTCAAGCAAGGAACCGAAGAACAACCGCTGATTCAGCGCGTGGCACTCCACGCCCACTCGCTGACGTTTGCGCTGCTCAATGGGGAAGAAACCCAGTTTGAAGCGCCGTATCCGAAAGATTTTGATGTATTGGTAAAGCAGCTTGATAAACATTCGCTTTGA
- a CDS encoding sensor histidine kinase, which yields MSLSPRFIAFLLAFLIAVSTVAFLTFVEGVTKNMLFVAAASSLVVSFFLILFAIELLVYREVNKMYKTIHKLRMRDFSVSRKNLIKSNNPFKKLNDEIFVYVAKKQQEIEELKKLEQFRREFLADVSHELKTPVFAAQGFIHTLIDGAIDDEFVRDKFLAKAAKSLDGLDALVKDLVALSQMETGEIRMHFEQADLSHITQEVFEQLEKTAQNRNTTLKLKTDVPGPVWVKVDTQRITQVMTNLVENAIKYGNDNGKVLVTLEEDRKHIHVSIRDNGPGIPPEHLSRIFERFYRVDKSRSKERGGTGLGLAIVKHILNAHKTKITVMSKLEKGTTFSFKLEKSE from the coding sequence ATGTCGCTCAGTCCCCGTTTCATTGCCTTTTTACTCGCTTTCCTGATTGCCGTCAGTACGGTTGCCTTTCTGACGTTTGTGGAAGGCGTTACGAAAAACATGCTGTTTGTAGCGGCGGCGTCTTCGCTGGTGGTCTCGTTTTTTCTGATTCTTTTCGCCATTGAGCTTCTGGTCTACCGCGAAGTGAACAAGATGTACAAAACGATTCACAAACTGCGGATGCGGGATTTTTCGGTTTCCCGCAAGAACCTCATCAAGAGCAACAATCCATTCAAAAAGCTGAACGACGAAATTTTTGTTTACGTCGCCAAAAAGCAGCAGGAAATTGAGGAATTGAAAAAGCTGGAACAATTTCGGCGCGAATTTCTGGCCGATGTTTCCCACGAGCTGAAAACGCCCGTTTTCGCCGCGCAGGGCTTCATTCATACGCTCATCGACGGCGCAATCGACGACGAATTTGTACGGGATAAATTTCTGGCCAAAGCCGCCAAAAGCCTGGATGGTTTGGATGCGCTGGTGAAAGATCTGGTTGCTCTTTCTCAGATGGAAACCGGCGAAATCAGAATGCATTTCGAGCAAGCTGATTTGAGCCACATTACCCAGGAAGTTTTTGAGCAATTGGAAAAAACTGCCCAGAACCGGAATACAACCCTCAAGCTGAAAACCGATGTTCCAGGACCGGTTTGGGTCAAAGTCGATACCCAGCGCATCACGCAGGTAATGACAAATCTGGTGGAAAACGCCATCAAATATGGCAACGATAACGGCAAAGTGCTGGTTACGCTGGAAGAAGATAGAAAGCACATTCACGTGTCTATTCGCGACAATGGCCCCGGCATTCCGCCCGAACACCTCAGCCGCATTTTTGAGCGTTTTTACCGCGTAGACAAAAGCCGTTCGAAAGAACGCGGTGGCACCGGCCTGGGACTCGCCATCGTCAAACACATCCTGAATGCCCACAAGACCAAGATCACGGTCATGAGCAAATTGGAAAAAGGAACGACGTTTAGTTTCAAACTGGAAAAGTCGGAGTAG
- a CDS encoding response regulator transcription factor: MSAAKASQQLHRILVVDDDPDIVELLQYNLEKEGYDVRTAPDGRKAVETARNFSPELVLLDIMMPHMDGIEAGRQLREIPELRQTYILFLTARSEEYSEVAAFEVGADDYITKPIKPRALMSRINALFRREAQKADTGDQVQVADLVISRKNYTVTQGEKSVVLPKKEFELLFFLAQSPNKVFNREELLQKIWGADIYVLERTVDVHIRKLREKIGETYIRTLKGVGYMFTDQPE; this comes from the coding sequence ATGAGCGCAGCCAAAGCTTCGCAACAACTGCATCGTATACTGGTTGTCGATGACGACCCGGATATCGTCGAATTGCTCCAGTACAACCTCGAAAAAGAAGGTTACGATGTCCGCACCGCTCCCGATGGACGAAAAGCGGTAGAGACAGCCCGCAACTTTTCTCCCGAACTTGTTTTATTAGACATCATGATGCCCCATATGGATGGCATCGAAGCCGGCAGACAACTGCGCGAAATACCCGAACTCCGCCAAACGTATATTCTTTTCCTGACGGCCCGTTCGGAAGAATATTCTGAAGTGGCTGCTTTTGAAGTAGGTGCTGATGACTACATCACCAAACCCATCAAGCCGCGCGCGCTGATGAGCCGCATCAACGCCCTTTTCCGGCGGGAAGCGCAGAAGGCTGATACGGGCGATCAGGTTCAGGTAGCCGACCTGGTGATTAGCCGGAAAAATTATACCGTGACGCAGGGCGAGAAATCAGTTGTGTTGCCGAAAAAAGAATTTGAGCTCTTATTCTTCCTCGCGCAGTCTCCTAACAAGGTTTTTAACCGGGAAGAGCTGTTACAAAAAATCTGGGGTGCTGATATTTACGTTCTGGAGCGTACCGTTGACGTTCACATCCGGAAGCTCCGCGAAAAAATTGGCGAAACGTATATCCGAACCCTGAAAGGCGTTGGGTATATGTTCACCGACCAGCCCGAATAA
- a CDS encoding SdiA-regulated domain-containing protein: MPSFLIFLFSLKVAFCTCHAENKQSGFRSGRSHYTVKRLGRLPKAINESSGLVYRSGSNTFWTHNDSGGRPTLYEVSPNGMLLDSLPLPFLSNIDWEAISQRDSTVLFIGDIGNNQNTRRKLTIYRVRVKQPDQPEVITFQYANQRDFPPAKDTRNFDSEALVYAHDSLFIVSKNRSQPRRPVNLYGMPSQPGDYKLLPKDSVYLKSMVTDASLSPDGKTLAVLTYGKIFLFETKDGEVSFGKPNRCLRIPRGQTEGISFVNNTDFVMSNERGKLFLVKKKQRKQAPNR, encoded by the coding sequence ATGCCATCATTTTTAATTTTTCTTTTCTCGCTTAAAGTAGCTTTTTGCACCTGCCATGCCGAAAATAAACAGAGCGGTTTTCGAAGCGGTCGATCGCACTACACGGTCAAACGCCTGGGAAGGTTGCCAAAAGCCATTAACGAAAGTTCGGGTTTAGTGTACCGCTCCGGTTCCAATACGTTCTGGACCCACAACGACAGCGGTGGCCGTCCAACACTGTATGAGGTTTCTCCAAATGGTATGCTGCTTGATTCATTACCGTTGCCCTTTCTTTCGAACATCGATTGGGAAGCCATTAGCCAGCGGGACTCAACGGTACTCTTCATCGGTGACATTGGTAATAACCAGAATACACGCCGAAAGTTGACGATTTATCGCGTTCGAGTTAAACAACCCGATCAACCGGAAGTAATTACGTTTCAATACGCTAACCAAAGGGATTTTCCGCCGGCGAAAGATACGCGGAATTTCGATAGTGAAGCCCTGGTGTATGCCCACGACTCGCTGTTTATTGTCTCAAAAAACCGCTCCCAGCCCCGGCGACCCGTGAATCTGTACGGCATGCCCAGCCAGCCCGGCGACTACAAACTGCTTCCAAAAGATAGCGTCTACCTGAAAAGTATGGTAACCGATGCCAGCCTCAGCCCCGACGGCAAAACGCTGGCTGTTCTGACGTATGGCAAGATTTTTCTGTTCGAAACCAAAGACGGAGAGGTGTCTTTTGGTAAACCAAACCGCTGCCTGCGTATCCCACGCGGGCAAACCGAAGGCATCAGCTTTGTCAACAACACAGATTTTGTGATGTCTAACGAACGGGGAAAGCTTTTTCTGGTCAAAAAGAAACAAAGGAAACAAGCACCGAATCGGTGA
- a CDS encoding AI-2E family transporter yields the protein MENKYAELKLPAYVKFACLLITITLLVYWMSVMQELVVSLIFSVLLAMILYPIDRKLESWRVPRVLAIIICLILVIGTLYLFFYLISLQISNFTSEAPKLMEKANMMIDKALEFGENNLNIDRKKQMNEARSYFNNLIRESGSILTTTLLATTNTLSTISLMPLYIFFLMLYRDFFRSFFYKVFSSTKRAKLDSVLGRIYEVVKDYLVGLVSVIVIVGILNTTGLFILGVDYAVFFGFFGAVMILIPYVGILIGSLLPTLFTLLSNDNPLVALGVVGVFLFVQILEGNFITPYIVGSKVSINPLAAIIVLLMWGQLWGVAGLVLALPMTAILKVIFDAVEPLKPYGFLIGEAERQKTRPMNVEEIKQKLPKPVKKLVD from the coding sequence ATGGAGAATAAATACGCGGAGCTAAAGTTACCGGCTTATGTCAAATTTGCCTGTTTATTAATTACAATTACGCTGTTGGTTTACTGGATGTCGGTCATGCAGGAATTAGTCGTTTCACTGATTTTTTCGGTGCTGCTGGCGATGATTCTCTATCCCATCGACCGCAAACTGGAATCCTGGCGAGTGCCCCGGGTGCTGGCAATTATTATCTGTCTCATACTGGTAATTGGGACGTTGTATTTGTTTTTCTATCTGATTTCACTCCAGATCTCCAACTTCACCAGCGAAGCCCCTAAGTTAATGGAGAAGGCAAACATGATGATTGACAAGGCGTTGGAGTTTGGGGAGAATAACCTGAACATCGACCGGAAGAAGCAGATGAACGAAGCCCGGAGTTATTTCAATAACCTGATTCGCGAAAGTGGCTCGATCCTTACCACCACGCTTCTGGCAACAACTAATACGCTGTCTACCATTTCCCTGATGCCCCTGTACATCTTTTTCCTGATGCTGTACCGGGACTTTTTTAGATCCTTTTTTTACAAAGTATTTAGCTCGACGAAGCGGGCCAAACTGGACTCGGTTCTGGGTCGGATTTACGAAGTCGTCAAAGATTACCTGGTTGGCTTGGTTTCTGTAATCGTGATTGTGGGCATTCTGAACACAACGGGCCTGTTTATTCTGGGCGTCGACTACGCGGTGTTTTTTGGCTTCTTTGGGGCCGTTATGATCCTGATTCCCTACGTCGGTATTTTGATCGGATCGTTGCTACCAACTCTTTTTACCCTGCTGTCGAACGATAATCCCCTGGTAGCTTTGGGCGTTGTCGGCGTTTTTCTGTTTGTTCAGATTTTGGAAGGGAATTTCATAACGCCCTACATTGTCGGCTCTAAAGTAAGTATCAACCCACTGGCGGCCATTATCGTTTTGTTGATGTGGGGGCAGTTATGGGGCGTAGCCGGTTTGGTGCTGGCCTTGCCGATGACGGCCATTCTGAAAGTAATCTTCGACGCCGTGGAACCGCTCAAGCCGTACGGATTCCTGATCGGCGAAGCCGAACGACAGAAAACCCGACCCATGAACGTCGAAGAAATCAAGCAGAAGTTACCCAAGCCGGTCAAAAAGTTAGTGGATTGA
- a CDS encoding LON peptidase substrate-binding domain-containing protein: protein MEKYLSLFPLNLVAYPGEDLNLHIFEERYRQLINECLATGETFGLPAFINNKMPGYGTEMRVTTLHKRYDDGRMDIKTQGLGIFRIVNHQNPAPGKLFAGGNVETIDTPAEQGAFQSELRSQVLRLYELLKIEATVDFEPPLLSYRIAHKIGLSVEEEYKLLTIASEDERQQFLIRHLKRVMPVVSEMERTKDRIRMNGHFKNLDPLSF, encoded by the coding sequence ATGGAAAAATACCTCTCTTTATTTCCGCTTAATCTGGTTGCTTATCCGGGCGAAGACCTGAATCTGCACATTTTCGAGGAACGATACCGCCAGCTCATCAACGAATGTCTCGCTACGGGCGAAACGTTTGGGCTGCCAGCCTTCATCAACAACAAGATGCCGGGTTACGGCACCGAAATGCGCGTAACTACGTTGCACAAACGCTATGATGATGGCCGCATGGACATTAAAACCCAGGGGTTGGGCATTTTTCGGATAGTAAATCACCAAAACCCGGCACCCGGTAAATTATTCGCGGGAGGCAATGTGGAGACGATTGATACGCCTGCCGAACAAGGCGCGTTCCAGTCTGAATTGCGGAGCCAGGTCCTGCGGCTTTACGAACTGCTAAAAATTGAGGCGACTGTCGATTTCGAGCCGCCTCTGCTCTCCTACCGGATTGCGCACAAAATCGGCCTGTCCGTCGAGGAAGAATACAAGCTTTTAACCATTGCAAGCGAAGACGAACGGCAGCAATTTCTGATTCGTCACCTCAAACGCGTGATGCCCGTTGTGTCGGAAATGGAACGTACTAAAGACCGCATTCGGATGAATGGCCACTTCAAGAATCTGGATCCGCTAAGTTTTTAA
- a CDS encoding gliding motility lipoprotein GldH: MKTYKHWLLGLVFLIGGCDTNAVFKEIYDIEGGKWHVTQVPSFSFQIADTTATYSIYYNVRNSVSYPYYNLYIRRNLIDSTKKNLESRLDQLILLDPKTGKPYGDGLGDLFDHKIKVVSQYRFPHAGTYTLQLRQYMRQNPLPEIYSIGISVEKDI; the protein is encoded by the coding sequence ATGAAAACCTATAAGCATTGGCTCCTTGGCCTGGTTTTTCTGATTGGCGGCTGCGATACCAATGCGGTTTTCAAAGAAATTTATGACATTGAAGGCGGGAAATGGCATGTGACGCAGGTGCCGTCTTTTTCTTTCCAGATTGCAGACACAACGGCCACCTATTCCATTTACTACAATGTGCGCAATAGTGTATCGTATCCTTATTATAATCTGTATATCCGCCGCAACCTAATCGACTCTACCAAGAAAAATCTGGAATCGCGGCTGGACCAGCTCATTCTGCTCGACCCTAAAACGGGTAAACCCTATGGTGATGGCCTCGGCGATTTATTCGATCACAAAATAAAAGTGGTTAGCCAATACCGCTTTCCTCATGCGGGTACTTATACGCTCCAGTTGCGGCAATACATGCGCCAGAACCCCCTGCCCGAAATTTACAGCATAGGAATCAGCGTGGAAAAAGACATCTAA
- a CDS encoding BlaI/MecI/CopY family transcriptional regulator produces the protein MEKLTTKEEEVMQVLWKLEQTFVKDMLPFFTDPPLHYNTVSTIVRNLEEKGYVGHQAYGNTHQYYPIIAKEDYQNRFVLKKVVSDYFDDSYKNLVSYFARRDKISVDELKDIIKMIEKGE, from the coding sequence ATGGAAAAATTAACCACTAAAGAAGAAGAGGTGATGCAAGTCTTGTGGAAACTAGAGCAGACGTTTGTAAAGGACATGCTGCCTTTTTTTACTGATCCGCCGCTTCACTACAACACGGTTTCGACCATTGTTCGAAATCTGGAGGAGAAAGGCTATGTGGGCCACCAGGCCTACGGCAATACGCACCAGTATTACCCGATTATTGCTAAGGAAGATTACCAAAATCGCTTTGTACTCAAAAAAGTAGTGTCGGATTATTTTGATGATTCGTACAAAAATCTGGTCAGCTATTTCGCGCGCAGGGATAAAATTTCCGTAGACGAATTAAAGGATATCATCAAAATGATCGAAAAAGGTGAGTAG
- a CDS encoding M56 family metallopeptidase, which translates to MSLPIYLLQASLIMGVLTLSYWFLLRRATWFELNRYLLWFNVVLSLGLPLVELPDFRPEPVRQLVQKTLPALPQLQAATPPVVLRQPINDFPGAHLDMRAPSVDQSINWLVVLGWLYAVGVGLLGLHFLLQLTSLTRLITRSEKEREEDVWLVENEAVSSPFSFFHWIVIDSNRYDPDELAQILAHERVHCRQWHSLDILTSEMLRIVFWINPFVWWHQRLVQENLEYLVDREVLEEGVDRKAYQYHLLKASFSANSKPKALANSFNSHRIKQRIAMMNRRFSNYSTWGYGGVLLAMLGTATLAIGSGNVKKSTVTLLTSPRETLQKTADKREEPAEKVLTEEPTGLAFPAVDSSQHESVLDEVVNKPELVTIADSVASGQAKKAPVRQLFKRQGDRLYWVVTPNITLDDLMALRQEAKQFGYTFDLSEIRYDPLNHYVTRAKVSMKRSGYCEIDDGSQTSITMKPIASMGGYIGTKGECGIGPVAELKLFSLPSELAVQVAADEQEVTDWIKAHKMNYLIYEGEKSIGQGEGYGSSSASGDVLRNNPKLRNSNLGVYIDDAGKLAPYDKPAAYYINNQPVNVEAVRSINLEKLHAVVTKSTSKGIDRHVLLYVNE; encoded by the coding sequence ATGAGTCTCCCTATCTATCTGTTGCAAGCGAGTCTGATTATGGGCGTGCTGACGCTCAGCTACTGGTTTTTGCTTCGTCGGGCTACGTGGTTTGAGCTGAATCGCTATTTGCTCTGGTTCAATGTTGTCCTGTCATTGGGTTTGCCGCTGGTTGAGCTACCCGATTTTCGGCCAGAGCCTGTTCGTCAGCTGGTGCAGAAAACCTTACCCGCTCTACCCCAGCTTCAGGCGGCAACGCCCCCGGTAGTCCTTCGGCAGCCCATAAACGATTTTCCGGGCGCACATCTTGACATGAGGGCACCCTCTGTAGATCAATCCATCAACTGGCTGGTGGTGTTGGGCTGGTTGTATGCGGTAGGAGTAGGGTTGCTAGGGTTGCATTTTCTGCTGCAACTGACTTCGCTGACAAGACTGATTACACGCTCGGAGAAAGAGCGGGAAGAAGATGTTTGGCTAGTTGAAAATGAGGCCGTGAGCTCGCCGTTTTCATTCTTTCACTGGATTGTGATAGACAGTAACCGGTACGATCCTGATGAGTTAGCGCAAATTTTAGCGCATGAGCGGGTGCATTGTCGGCAATGGCATAGTCTGGATATTTTAACCAGTGAAATGCTGCGAATCGTGTTCTGGATAAATCCGTTTGTGTGGTGGCACCAGCGACTTGTTCAGGAAAATCTGGAATATTTAGTTGATCGGGAAGTGCTGGAGGAAGGCGTTGACCGGAAAGCGTATCAGTATCACTTGCTAAAAGCCAGTTTTTCGGCCAATTCAAAGCCGAAGGCCTTGGCTAATTCATTCAATAGTCACCGCATTAAACAGCGAATTGCCATGATGAATCGACGTTTTTCCAACTATTCTACCTGGGGTTATGGGGGCGTTCTGCTAGCTATGCTTGGTACAGCAACCCTGGCTATCGGCAGCGGGAACGTAAAAAAATCCACAGTGACTTTGTTGACCTCACCCAGAGAAACGCTACAAAAAACAGCGGACAAGCGGGAAGAGCCGGCCGAAAAAGTGCTAACAGAAGAACCAACAGGGTTAGCCTTCCCTGCGGTTGACTCAAGCCAGCACGAATCCGTTCTTGACGAAGTTGTCAATAAACCAGAGTTAGTAACGATTGCTGATTCTGTGGCTAGTGGTCAAGCTAAAAAAGCACCAGTTCGCCAGCTTTTTAAACGGCAGGGAGATCGACTATACTGGGTTGTTACACCCAATATTACCTTGGATGATCTGATGGCGTTGCGGCAGGAAGCGAAGCAATTTGGCTACACATTTGATCTAAGTGAGATTCGCTACGATCCGCTCAATCATTACGTCACTCGTGCCAAAGTAAGCATGAAACGAAGTGGCTATTGTGAGATAGACGATGGAAGTCAAACAAGCATAACCATGAAGCCGATTGCGTCTATGGGAGGCTATATTGGCACAAAAGGAGAATGCGGCATTGGTCCGGTTGCAGAACTAAAATTATTTAGCTTGCCTTCAGAATTAGCGGTTCAGGTTGCCGCCGATGAACAGGAAGTCACCGATTGGATCAAAGCCCACAAAATGAATTATCTCATTTATGAAGGTGAGAAATCGATAGGTCAGGGAGAAGGATATGGTTCGTCATCGGCCAGTGGTGATGTATTGAGAAATAATCCTAAACTGCGTAATTCAAATCTAGGTGTTTATATTGATGATGCGGGTAAGCTGGCACCCTACGATAAACCGGCTGCTTACTACATCAATAACCAGCCTGTAAACGTCGAGGCCGTACGGAGTATAAACCTGGAAAAGCTTCATGCTGTCGTAACAAAAAGTACCTCTAAGGGTATAGACCGGCATGTATTGCTTTATGTCAATGAGTAA
- a CDS encoding carboxypeptidase-like regulatory domain-containing protein, whose amino-acid sequence MKKWLLFLIIGLGIESAALAQVPLTGYVRDEPSGKPIPQATVQNRQNRRAMLSDENGYFRLSALAGDTLQVSCVGYKTVKIVVLPEQAELIIKLVPDVVNLREFTLKGWTEEEFKRQFLKLNPVIKPKIIIEAPRDIAGISLGKNGRAGYDYQNLAPKMTFKGPVSALYGKFSRQAKRERRTQEIFQQEIRQQQYETRMDTVWLARITDLKGPRLSAFVKFCKLPEEVVLKATEYDLIVAIRSCLRDFLAQEQKS is encoded by the coding sequence ATGAAAAAATGGTTACTGTTCCTAATTATCGGGCTAGGAATTGAATCGGCTGCTCTGGCGCAAGTCCCTCTTACCGGTTATGTCCGGGATGAGCCGAGCGGCAAACCCATCCCGCAGGCAACCGTGCAGAACCGGCAAAACCGACGTGCAATGCTGAGCGATGAAAACGGGTATTTCCGGCTAAGCGCATTAGCGGGCGACACCTTGCAGGTATCGTGTGTAGGCTATAAAACAGTGAAGATAGTTGTTCTGCCGGAGCAAGCAGAGCTTATCATAAAGTTGGTTCCTGATGTGGTTAATCTGAGGGAGTTTACCCTAAAAGGCTGGACGGAAGAAGAATTTAAGCGCCAGTTTCTAAAGCTAAATCCTGTCATAAAACCCAAAATTATTATTGAAGCACCGCGCGACATTGCGGGTATATCGTTGGGCAAGAACGGGCGTGCGGGGTATGATTACCAGAATCTGGCCCCGAAAATGACTTTTAAGGGTCCCGTTTCAGCCCTTTACGGTAAGTTCAGCCGACAGGCCAAACGTGAGCGCAGAACACAGGAAATATTCCAGCAGGAAATCCGGCAGCAGCAATACGAAACACGCATGGATACAGTCTGGCTCGCCCGGATTACGGATTTGAAAGGACCTCGTCTGTCGGCTTTTGTCAAGTTCTGTAAGTTACCCGAAGAAGTAGTGCTCAAAGCCACAGAATATGATCTGATTGTGGCCATTCGAAGCTGTTTGAGAGATTTCCTGGCCCAGGAACAAAAAAGTTAA